A single region of the Ptychodera flava strain L36383 chromosome 9, AS_Pfla_20210202, whole genome shotgun sequence genome encodes:
- the LOC139139709 gene encoding zinc finger protein 432-like — protein sequence MRSLLFAKCVAREFTRNGNLKDHSRIHASEKPFICKVCGKGFPRNEALKVHMMTHTDEAPFVCNVCGKGFRQKVHLKYHTWTHTSEKPFVCKVCGKVSHAATFLKDHSSIHANDKSFVCTVCGRGFTRKRDVKVHMLTHTDEKAFVCNVCGKGFTGIRDVKDHMWTHTDEKPFVCKVCGKGFTRNAHLTDHSWIHTDERPFVCKVCDKGFKSTRNLKQHMLTHTDEKCFICKVCGKGFTRNGDLQLHERKHTDEKTFVCKVCGKGLTCERYLKDHMLTHTDEKPFVCKVCGKGFTRNGNLKDHSLIHASEKPFICKVCGKGFPRNEALKVHMMTHTDEAPFVCKVCGKDFKSNGNLKQHMSTHTDEKCFVCKVCGKGFTRKGTLQCHERTHTDEKPFVCKVCGKGFKSNGNLKQHMSTYR from the exons ATGAGAAGCCTTTTgtttgcaaagtgtgtggcaagggaGTTCACACGTAATGGAAATCTCAAAGATCATAGTCGGATACATGCAAGTGAAAAACCATTCATCTGCAAAGTCTGTGGCAAGGGGTTCCCACGTAATGAAGCTTTGAAAGTTCATATGATGACACATACAGATGAGGCACCTTTTGTCTGCAATGTGTGTGGCAAGGGATTCAGGCAAAAGGTACATCTGAAATATCATACGTGGACACATACAAGTGAGAAGCCTTTTGTCTGTAAAGTGTGCGGCAAGGTTTCACACGCAGCGACGTTTCTGAAAGATCACAGTAGCATACATGCAAACGATAAATCATTTGTCTGCACAGTCTGTGGCAGGGGTTTCACCCGTAAAAGAGATGTGAAAGTTCATATGTTGACGCATACAGATGAGAAAGCTTTTGTGTGCAAtgtgtgtggcaagggtttcacCGGTATAAGAGATGTGAAAGATCATATGTGGACACATACAGATgagaagccttttgtctgcaaagtgtgtggcaaggggTTCACACGTAATGCACATCTCACAGATCATAGTTGGATACATACAGATGAGAGGCCTTTTGTTTGCAAAGTGTGTGACAAGGGGTTCAAATCTACCAGAAATCTGAAACAACATATGTTGACACATACAGATGAGAAGTGTTttatctgcaaagtgtgtggcaaggggTTCACACGTAATGGAGATCTGCAACTTCATGaaagaaaacatacagatgagaaaacatttgtctgcaaagtgtgtgggaagggtttaACATGTGAAAGATATCTGAAAGATCATATGTTGACACATACAGATgagaagccttttgtctgcaaagtgtgcggCAAGGGATTCACACGTAATGGAAATCTCAAAGATCATAGTCTGATACATGCAAGTGAAAAACCATTCATCTGCAAAGTCTGTGGCAAGGGGTTCCCACGTAATGAAGCTTTGAAAGTTCATATGATGACACATACAGATGAGGCAC cttttgtctgcaaagtgtgcggCAAGGATTTCAAATCTAACGGAAATCTTAAACAACATATGTCAACACATACAGATGAGAAgtgttttgtctgcaaagtgtgtggcaaggggTTCACACGTAAAGGAACTCTGCAGTGTCATGAAAGAACACATACAGATGAGaaaccttttgtctgcaaagtgtgtggcaagggtttcaaATCTAACGGAAATCTTAAACAACATATGTCAACATACAGATGA